The following coding sequences are from one Reyranella humidisoli window:
- a CDS encoding gamma-glutamyl-gamma-aminobutyrate hydrolase family protein — protein sequence MNRSSSRPLIGVSACLKENGRGGWHHTVGEKYVQAALRAVGGLPVLIPAIGPEFGDDEPGFLEAMDRLLDSLDGVLLTGSPSNVEPHHYGKQSREGTLHDRARDSTTLPLIRHTIDRGVPLFAICRGLQEVNVALGGSLHQHVHEVEGRRDHRSPKSPDMDVNYAPTHDIDVTEGGMLQRLLGEKRVRVNSLHAQGVDVLAPRARLEATCCEDGQVEALSVPDAPGFVLALQWHPEYKALENPVSMKLFDAFAAACRARMMARSGPLLRAAE from the coding sequence ATGAATCGCTCGTCTTCGCGCCCCCTGATCGGTGTTTCGGCCTGTCTCAAGGAAAACGGACGGGGCGGCTGGCATCACACCGTGGGCGAGAAATACGTCCAGGCGGCGCTTCGCGCCGTCGGCGGCCTGCCGGTCCTGATCCCCGCCATCGGGCCGGAATTCGGCGACGACGAGCCGGGCTTCCTGGAAGCAATGGACCGCTTGCTCGACAGTCTCGACGGCGTGCTGCTGACCGGCAGCCCCTCCAACGTCGAGCCGCATCACTATGGCAAGCAGAGCCGCGAGGGCACGCTGCACGACCGGGCGCGCGATTCCACGACCCTGCCGCTGATCCGGCACACGATCGACCGCGGCGTCCCGCTGTTCGCGATCTGTCGCGGTCTTCAGGAGGTGAACGTCGCGCTGGGCGGCTCGCTGCACCAGCATGTCCACGAGGTCGAGGGCCGGCGCGATCATCGCTCGCCCAAGTCGCCGGACATGGACGTGAACTATGCGCCGACCCACGACATCGACGTGACCGAAGGCGGGATGCTGCAGCGCCTGCTGGGCGAGAAGCGCGTGCGCGTGAATTCGCTGCACGCGCAGGGCGTCGACGTGCTGGCGCCGCGCGCGCGGCTCGAAGCGACCTGCTGCGAAGACGGACAGGTCGAGGCGTTGAGCGTGCCGGATGCGCCGGGCTTCGTGCTCGCGTTGCAATGGCACCCCGAATACAAGGCGCTCGAGAATCCGGTGTCGATGAAGCTGTTCGACGCCTTCGCCGCCGCCTGCCGCGCCCGAATGATGGCTCGTTCGGGTCCATTGCTGCGCGCCGCCGAGTAG
- the gtdA gene encoding gentisate 1,2-dioxygenase codes for MSASTTGNNARRDFYERIGGLSMAPLWESLHQLVPPQPAPKYRAAHWDYDRVRPFLMESGSLITAKEAVRRVLILENPAMTGSACITPTLYAGLQLILPGEVAPSHRHTQSALRFIVEGEGAYTAVDGERTIMHEGDFVITPTWTWHDHGNESSKPMVWLDGLDIPLVAMFNAGFAENGETDEQVVTTPQGTSDAKYASGLLPVDWKPAKQTSPIFNYPYARTREALQGLAKAGAPDACHGYKLRYVNPASGGAPIATMGTFMQLLPKGFTTSPYRCTDGTVFSVVEGDGESTIGDTVMRWKKRDHFVVPSWARVEHRAASDAVLFSFSDRPIQEKLDLWREDRGGK; via the coding sequence ATGTCCGCGTCGACGACGGGCAACAACGCGCGGCGCGATTTCTACGAACGCATCGGCGGCCTCTCGATGGCGCCGCTGTGGGAATCGCTGCACCAGCTCGTGCCGCCGCAGCCGGCGCCGAAGTACCGGGCCGCGCACTGGGACTACGACAGGGTGCGGCCGTTCCTGATGGAATCGGGCTCGCTGATCACGGCGAAGGAAGCCGTGCGGCGCGTGCTGATCCTCGAAAACCCGGCGATGACCGGCAGCGCCTGCATCACGCCCACCCTCTATGCCGGGCTGCAGCTCATCCTGCCGGGCGAGGTTGCGCCCAGCCATCGTCACACCCAGTCGGCGCTGCGCTTCATCGTAGAAGGCGAAGGTGCCTACACCGCGGTCGATGGCGAGCGCACGATCATGCACGAGGGCGACTTCGTCATCACGCCGACCTGGACCTGGCACGATCACGGCAACGAATCGTCGAAGCCGATGGTGTGGCTCGACGGGCTCGACATCCCGCTGGTCGCGATGTTCAACGCGGGCTTTGCCGAGAACGGCGAGACCGACGAGCAGGTCGTGACGACGCCCCAAGGCACGTCCGACGCGAAGTATGCCAGCGGCCTGCTGCCGGTGGACTGGAAGCCGGCGAAGCAGACCTCGCCGATCTTCAACTATCCCTATGCGCGCACGCGCGAGGCGTTGCAGGGTCTCGCCAAGGCCGGCGCACCCGACGCCTGCCATGGCTACAAGCTGCGCTACGTCAATCCGGCGAGCGGTGGCGCGCCGATCGCCACGATGGGCACCTTCATGCAGCTCCTGCCGAAGGGTTTTACGACATCGCCCTATCGCTGCACCGACGGCACGGTCTTCTCGGTCGTCGAAGGTGACGGCGAGAGCACGATCGGCGACACGGTGATGCGCTGGAAGAAGCGCGACCATTTCGTCGTGCCGAGCTGGGCCAGGGTCGAGCATCGCGCCGCCAGCGACGCGGTCCTGTTCTCGTTCTCCGATCGCCCGATCCAGGAAAAACTCGACCTGTGGCGCGAGGATCGCGGCGGCAAGTAG
- the secB gene encoding protein-export chaperone SecB, whose translation MTTTPPPSAPPSGQTAQAGPAAPLTMHGQYIKDFSFENPRAPQSLIEQTQPQLTLNVQVANRQFDAKTFEVSITIEASAHTPEKEPLFMLELIYAGTVTLGDLPPEATGPMLFIETPRLLFPFARAIVANATREAGFPPLNIAPVDFVALYRQQLEANGGQAPGIQSGPVGHA comes from the coding sequence ATGACGACCACCCCTCCGCCGTCCGCCCCGCCCTCCGGCCAGACCGCCCAGGCCGGTCCCGCCGCGCCGCTGACCATGCACGGCCAGTACATCAAGGACTTCAGCTTCGAGAACCCGCGCGCGCCGCAGAGCCTGATCGAGCAGACGCAGCCGCAGCTCACGCTGAACGTGCAGGTGGCCAACCGCCAGTTCGACGCCAAGACCTTCGAGGTGTCGATCACCATCGAGGCCTCCGCGCATACGCCGGAGAAAGAGCCACTGTTCATGCTCGAGCTGATCTATGCCGGCACGGTGACCTTGGGCGACCTGCCGCCGGAAGCGACGGGGCCGATGCTCTTCATCGAGACGCCGCGCCTGCTCTTCCCGTTCGCCCGCGCCATCGTGGCCAACGCCACGCGCGAGGCCGGCTTCCCGCCGCTCAACATCGCCCCGGTCGACTTCGTGGCGCTCTATCGCCAGCAGCTCGAAGCCAATGGCGGCCAGGCGCCCGGCATCCAGTCCGGCCCGGTCGGCCACGCCTGA
- the dnaQ gene encoding DNA polymerase III subunit epsilon: MREVVLDTETTGLDPLAGNRVVEIGCIELVNLVATGRSLQLYLNPEMPMPAGAQEVHGLSDEFLADKPLFADKAEELLEFLGDAQLVIHNAQFDLGFLNAELARVGKPKLTNDYVDTVSMARRKFPGQRASLDSLCDRFGIDNTKRTKHGALLDSELLAEVYLELSGGRQRDLGLAPEMAAAGVQGIMAQTLTLRPPRPHTASAAELAAHAEFLNKISEPIWLKVEG; encoded by the coding sequence ATGCGTGAAGTCGTCCTCGATACCGAGACCACGGGCCTCGATCCTCTCGCCGGCAACCGCGTGGTCGAGATCGGCTGTATCGAGCTGGTCAACCTCGTGGCCACCGGCCGCTCGCTGCAGCTCTACCTCAACCCCGAGATGCCGATGCCGGCCGGGGCGCAGGAAGTACACGGGCTCTCCGACGAGTTTCTGGCCGACAAGCCGCTTTTCGCCGACAAAGCCGAAGAGCTGCTCGAATTCCTGGGCGATGCTCAACTCGTCATTCACAACGCACAGTTCGACCTGGGCTTCCTGAACGCCGAACTCGCGCGCGTCGGCAAGCCGAAGCTCACGAATGACTATGTCGACACCGTCTCGATGGCGCGGCGCAAGTTTCCCGGCCAGCGCGCCAGCCTCGACTCGCTGTGCGACCGGTTCGGCATCGACAACACCAAGCGCACCAAGCACGGCGCCTTGCTCGATTCGGAACTGCTGGCGGAAGTCTATCTGGAGCTGAGCGGCGGCCGGCAGCGCGATCTCGGCCTCGCGCCGGAGATGGCCGCGGCGGGCGTCCAGGGCATCATGGCCCAGACCCTGACCCTGCGGCCGCCGCGCCCGCACACGGCAAGCGCGGCCGAACTGGCCGCGCACGCGGAATTCCTGAACAAGATCAGCGAACCGATCTGGCTCAAGGTCGAAGGCTAG
- a CDS encoding class I SAM-dependent methyltransferase yields the protein MNERQPSRTALGAAGYRAAHQLLEGGKVFSDPFARTILGDGADAIIAGLSAGPAQQRMRIFMAMRSRFAEDCLGAAVSRGVRQAVVLGAGFDTFALRNPHSDVGLRVFEVDHPATQAWKRKRLSEVGLAIPASLIFAAIDFEHDDLGLGLRDAGFDPDRPAFFIWLGVVPYLGRTAIAATLRYIASIPESEVVFDYSEPLENYPPEQRTEIVALGAYTAEIGEPWLSHFDPDEIAQELRGYGFGDIEDLGMSQMAVRYLGAPPGASKSGPGGHMMRAARIP from the coding sequence ATGAACGAACGACAGCCAAGCCGGACCGCACTCGGCGCAGCCGGATATCGGGCCGCCCATCAGTTACTAGAGGGCGGCAAGGTATTCTCCGATCCTTTCGCTCGCACCATTCTCGGTGACGGCGCCGACGCGATTATCGCGGGACTATCGGCAGGCCCGGCACAACAGCGCATGCGCATCTTCATGGCGATGCGCAGCCGTTTTGCCGAGGATTGCCTCGGCGCCGCGGTGTCACGCGGCGTGCGACAGGCGGTGGTTCTCGGCGCCGGCTTCGATACATTCGCGCTGCGCAATCCCCATTCGGATGTGGGGTTGCGGGTTTTCGAGGTCGATCATCCCGCGACCCAAGCCTGGAAACGAAAGCGTCTGTCCGAAGTCGGCCTCGCTATTCCGGCGTCTCTGATCTTTGCGGCGATCGACTTCGAACACGATGATCTTGGTCTCGGGCTGCGTGATGCCGGTTTCGATCCCGATCGCCCTGCGTTCTTCATCTGGCTCGGCGTCGTCCCCTATCTAGGGCGAACAGCCATAGCGGCCACGTTGCGTTACATTGCGAGCATCCCCGAATCCGAGGTGGTGTTCGACTACAGCGAACCGCTGGAGAACTATCCGCCGGAGCAGCGGACCGAAATTGTCGCGCTCGGGGCCTATACGGCTGAAATCGGCGAACCCTGGCTCAGTCATTTCGATCCCGACGAGATCGCGCAGGAACTCCGCGGATACGGCTTCGGGGATATCGAAGACCTCGGCATGTCCCAAATGGCCGTTCGCTATCTGGGCGCGCCCCCCGGCGCGTCCAAAAGTGGTCCCGGGGGGCATATGATGCGGGCAGCTCGCATTCCGTGA
- a CDS encoding LytTR family DNA-binding domain-containing protein, with protein sequence MRESPYVRSLPFQLPAVVGLALVLGVTGPFGTYEHMDLGRRIAYFGIIGGLSWLQIVVLAAWFGRIEPIDRWPVAGRMALVGVLASIPSTFEVIVVQSWLGRPIPLWAAPYIFPENALLTTSIAVVFGLFVEQRLRAKADAELARVAALPQPPPALPEAATSPPASPDFLRRVPPALGRDLLALEMEDHYLRIHTALGSDLVLMRLRDALAELGPERGQQVHRSWWVATGAIASVDRTGGRLVLTLRNGLKVPVSKTYRDSIKDAGWLEK encoded by the coding sequence ATGCGCGAATCGCCCTACGTCCGGTCGTTACCATTCCAGCTGCCGGCGGTCGTCGGGCTCGCGCTCGTCCTGGGCGTCACCGGGCCTTTCGGCACTTACGAGCACATGGATCTCGGCCGGCGGATTGCCTACTTCGGCATCATCGGCGGGCTGAGCTGGCTGCAGATCGTGGTCCTGGCGGCCTGGTTCGGGCGCATCGAGCCGATCGACCGCTGGCCCGTCGCCGGCCGCATGGCGCTGGTCGGCGTGCTGGCCTCGATCCCGAGCACCTTCGAGGTCATCGTCGTCCAGTCCTGGCTCGGCCGGCCGATTCCCCTCTGGGCGGCGCCGTACATCTTCCCCGAGAACGCCCTGCTGACCACGTCGATCGCCGTGGTGTTCGGCCTGTTCGTCGAGCAGCGGCTGCGCGCCAAAGCCGATGCCGAACTGGCCCGCGTGGCCGCCCTGCCCCAGCCGCCGCCCGCCCTCCCGGAAGCCGCCACGTCCCCGCCGGCTTCACCCGACTTCCTGCGCCGTGTCCCGCCGGCCCTGGGCCGCGACCTGCTGGCCCTCGAGATGGAGGATCACTACCTCCGCATCCACACAGCGCTCGGCAGCGACCTCGTGTTGATGCGCCTTCGCGACGCACTGGCCGAGCTTGGCCCCGAGCGCGGCCAGCAGGTCCACCGGTCTTGGTGGGTGGCGACGGGCGCAATCGCCTCGGTCGACCGGACGGGCGGCCGCCTCGTGCTCACTCTGCGCAACGGACTTAAGGTCCCCGTCAGCAAGACCTATCGAGACAGCATCAAGGACGCGGGCTGGCTCGAAAAATAA